The genomic region TCGCGATTCCGGCGATCGTGGCGACGATTCCCGATTGAGGACGGCGTGCGTTTTCAATTAAATTTTGAATCACTTGCGCCCCTTCGCGTCCGACGAGGCCCTGCAATTGGGCGACGATTTCTCCTTGGGCCGCATCTTGTCCGAATACGAACCCGGCGACGGCGATGACGATGATTAACATCGGTGCGAGAGAAAAGGCGGTGTAATAAGCTAAAGCAGCAGCCAGTCGCGAGGCTTTGTCCTTTTGCCAAGCGATGAAGGTCAGTTTAAGCAGTTTGAAAATCAATTTAAATTTCACGATCGAATCGAGGTTTGAATCGGTTAGTCAACGAGCTTCATTGTAAAAGGCGATCGCGGCGTTCGAGGCTGCCGCATTCGATGTTATTTTTAATGGGGTGAACGTCGAGCTGCCGTTGTCAAATTGCACTCGTCAACCTTGAGAGATTTTATTGAGTGACAGCAAGGGTGACTGATTCTTTATTACAAAACGTCAATCTGTATTTAGTCGGGATGATGGGGTCGGGAAAAACCACCGTCGGGCGCTTGTTGGCGCGAGAACTCGGCTATCAGTTTTTCGATACCGACGAACTGGTCGAAGAAGTGGCCGGATGTTCGATCGCCCAAATTTTTGCCGACGCAGGAGAGGCGCAATTCCGCCAACTGGAAAGTCAAGTGCTCGAACAACTGTGCGCCTATCAAAAATTGCTAGTCGCCACGGGAGGGGGGATCGTTCTGTCTCCCAAAAATTGGAGTTACTTGCATCACGGACTTGTCGTCTGGTTGGACGTTTCCGCCGAACAATTGTACCGACGCCTGCAAGGGGATAGCAGCCGACCTTTGTTACAAAATCCTGACCCGTTGGCGACCTTGCGATCGTTGTTGGCGTCGCGACAAGGGTTATAC from Oxynema aestuarii AP17 harbors:
- a CDS encoding shikimate kinase, which produces MTDSLLQNVNLYLVGMMGSGKTTVGRLLARELGYQFFDTDELVEEVAGCSIAQIFADAGEAQFRQLESQVLEQLCAYQKLLVATGGGIVLSPKNWSYLHHGLVVWLDVSAEQLYRRLQGDSSRPLLQNPDPLATLRSLLASRQGLYAQADLRLVVGEGETPEAIVRRAIAEIPKCLKTTTVDLN